One window of Quercus robur chromosome 12, dhQueRobu3.1, whole genome shotgun sequence genomic DNA carries:
- the LOC126708505 gene encoding LOW QUALITY PROTEIN: mitogen-activated protein kinase kinase 10 (The sequence of the model RefSeq protein was modified relative to this genomic sequence to represent the inferred CDS: substituted 1 base at 1 genomic stop codon) has protein sequence MTLVRERRHQQALKLSLPPPVPVAEFQHQIHLTALLPAPGPDSPGIDNLSDLEKMAVLGHGTGGTVYKVLHKKTSSIYALKVLRFNQNTISICRQAAREAEILKRVDSQYIIRCHAVFDNGFIDTDNGGGDLCFVMEYMEGGSLHDVLRARQRLPEHVISGVARRVLEGLHYLHSMQIVHRDIKPSNLLVNDKGEVKIADFGVSHIVAGTREACHDSNMGTCAYMSPERFDPERWGGDNANGFAGDVWSLGVVVLECYVGHFPLIGPAQKPDWATLMCAICFGEMPEIPETASPEFRSFIRWCLEKDWRKRGTVGELLGHAFVNRNCXNSM, from the coding sequence ATGACAttggtgagagagagaagacaccAACAAGCACTAAAGCTATCCTTGCCACCACCAGTTCCAGTAGCTGAGTTCCAGCACCAGATCCACTTGACTGCATTGTTGCCAGCCCCTGGTCCTGACTCTCCAGGCATTGACAACCTCTCTGACCTAGAGAAAATGGCTGTTCTTGGCCATGGCACTGGTGGCACCGTCTATAAAGTCCTTCACAAGAAAACCTCATCAATTTATGCATTAAAAGTGCTCCGGTTCAATCAAAATACAATCAGCATTTGCCGCCAGGCTGCACGCGAGGCTGAGATCCTCAAAAGAGTTGATTCACAATATATTATAAGGTGTCATGCAGTTTTTGATAATGGTTTCATTGATACAGACAATGGGGGTGGTGATCTTTGCTTTGTTATGGAGTACATGGAAGGAGGCTCACTACATGATGTGTTGCGAGCACGCCAGAGACTACCTGAGCATGTAATCTCTGGCGTGGCTAGGCGTGTCCTAGAAGGACTGCACTATCTGCATTCCATGCAGATAGTGCATAGGGACATAAAACCATCAAACTTACTTGTAAATGATAAGGGAGAGGTGAAGATTGCAGACTTTGGGGTTAGCCATATTGTGGCTGGGACACGTGAGGCATGTCATGACTCCAACATGGGCACATGTGCATACATGAGCCCAGAAAGGTTTGATCCAGAGAGATGGGGTGGTGATAATGCAAATGGGTTTGCTGGGGATGTGTGGTCACTTGGGGTGGTGGTGTTGGAATGTTATGTAGGTCATTTTCCATTGATCGGTCCTGCGCAAAAACCAGACTGGGCAACATTAATGTGTGCAATTTGCTTTGGGGAGATGCCAGAGATACCGGAAACAGCCTCACCGGAGTTTCGGAGCTTTATAAGGTGGTGTTTAGAGAAGGattggaggaagagagggacGGTAGGTGAGCTTCTCGGCCATGCTTTTGTGAATAGAAATTGTTAGAATTCTATGTAA